In Brachypodium distachyon strain Bd21 chromosome 2, Brachypodium_distachyon_v3.0, whole genome shotgun sequence, one genomic interval encodes:
- the LOC100837379 gene encoding zinc finger protein BRUTUS, whose amino-acid sequence MATPMAGEGPIATAIPRSPPPPAASAAAAAGGAGSAAEAPVLIFVYFHKAIRAELERLHAAAVRLATERGGDVAALERRCRFLFSVYRHHCDAEDAVIFPALDIRVKNVAGTYSLEHKRENDLFAHLFALFQLDVHNNDGLRRELASCAGAIRTIISQHMFKEEEQVFPLLITKFSHEEQAGLVWQFLCNIPINMMADFLPWLSSSVSPDEHQDIIDCLHEIVPQEKLLQQIVFGWFGGKAVRTEEDFDNPCSKGSCRCENNSYQTDKHGCSHAHCKIGKRKYAESSRSLLAIHPIDEILCWHNAIRTELRDIVDETRRIQQFGDFSNIPAFNLRLQFIADVCIFHSIAEDQVIFPAVDGEVSFEKEHAEQEQRFNKFRCLIEQIQTAGARSTVVDFYTELCSQADQIMEEIEEHFNNEETKVLPQARIKFSPEKQSELLYKSLCIMPLKLLEHVLPWFVSKLDDANAQSFLQNMCSAAPSSETALVTLLSGWACKGRLKDTSNSGKFLCLTSGALNCSYDGDELNERQSFCPCSVSNNGAFSPPQLTANGSRPVKRGNHAESSTDIKRSHCSQTTDIEEAPCNNRPCHIPGLRAESTNVGADSLASANSFRSLCYSYSAPSLYSSLFSWETDAAFSSPDNISRPIDAIFKFHKAIRKDLEFLDVESGKLIDGDKSCLRQFVGRFRLLWGLYRAHSNAEDEIVFPALESKETLHNVSHSYTLDHKQEEELFKDISTVLFDLSQLHDDSSHSIDETNEAGNHICSHNETYRSRKHNELVTKLQGMCKSIRVTLSNHVHREELELWPLFDKHFSVDDQDKIVGRIIGSTGAEVLQSMLPWVTSALSLEEQNSMLDTMKQATKNTMFDEWLNEWWTRSPSSSGPSNETSSSPEENHFQENLDHSDQMFKPGWKDIFRMNQSELEAEIRKVSQNSTLDPRRKAYLIQNLMTSRWIAAQQKSPQPKSEDHNGSTVIPGCFPSYRDGENQIFGCEHYKRNCKLVAACCNKLFTCRFCHDKVSDHTMERKATVEMMCMRCLKVQPVGSNCQTPSCNGLSMAKYHCSICKFFDDERSVYHCPFCNLCRVGQGLGTDFFHCMNCNCCLGVKLIEHKCREKMLEMNCPICCDFLFTSSAAVRGLPCGHFMHSACFQAYTCSHYTCPICSKSLGDMTVYFGMLDGLLAAEELPPEYRDRCQDILCNDCGRKGRSRFHWLYHKCGACGSYNTRVIKTDAADCSTSN is encoded by the exons ATGGCGACGCCGATGGCCGGGGAGGGGCCGATCGCCACGGCAATTCCGCgctcccctcctccgccggccgcctccgcggcggcggcggcaggcggcgcggggtcggcggcCGAGGCGCCCGTGCTGATATTCGTCTACTTCCACAAGGCGATCCGCGCCGAGCTGGAGAGGCTGCACGCCGCGGCCGTGCGGCTCGCGACGGAGCGCGGCGGGGACGTGGCGGCCCTCGAGAGGCGCTGCCGCTTCCTCTTCTCCGTCTACAGGCACCACTgcgacgccgaggacgcg GTTATCTTTCCAGCACTCGATATTCGAGTCAAGAATGTAGCAGGGACGTATTCCCTTGAACACAAAAGGGAAAATGATCTCTTTGCCCACCTATTCGCTCTATTTCAGCTCGATGTACATAACAATGATGGTCTCCGTAGGGAACTTGCGTCCTGTGCTGGAGCGATTCGAACAATCATATCTCAACATATGttcaaggaagaagaacag GTTTTCCCATTACTTATTACAAAGTTTTCACATGAAGAGCAAGCTGGCCTAGTCTGGCAATTCTTATGCAACATCCCTATAAATATGATGGCTGATTTCCTTCCATGGCTTTCATCTTCCGTTTCACCTGATGAGCATCAAGATATTATTGATTGCTTACATGAAATAGTTCCTCAAGAGAAACTTCTCCAACAG ATTGTATTTGGATGGTTTGGAGGAAAAGCAGTGAGAACAGAGGAGGATTTCGATAATCCTTGTTCAAAAGGCAGTTGTCGATGTGAGAATAACTCTTATCAAACAGACAAGCACGGATGCTCACATGCGCATTGTAAAATTGGCAAGAGAAAGTATGCAGAATCTAGTCGTAGTTTGCTTGCCATACATCCAATAGATGAGATATTGTGTTGGCACAATGCTATCCGGACAGAACTGCGTGATATAGTAGATGAGACAAGAAGGATCCAGCAGTTTGGTGACTTCTCCAACATACCAGCCTTCAATCTGAGGCTTCAGTTTATCGCAGATGTGTGCATCTTCCACAG TATTGCCGAGGATCAAGTTATATTTCCtgcagttgatggtgaagTGTCCTTTGAGAAGGAGCATGCTGAACAAGAACAACGGTTTAATAAATTTAGATGTTTAATTGAACAAATCCAAACAGCAGGAGCCAGATCAACTGTGGTGGATTTTTACACCGAATTATGTTCACAAGCTGATCAGATAATGGAGGAAATCGAGGAGCACTTCAATAATGAGGAAACAAAA GTACTTCCTCAAGCTAGGATAAAGTTCTCACCAGAGAAACAAAGCGAACTTTTATACAAGAGCCTTTGCATTATGCCATTGAAGTTATTGGAGCATGTTCTACCATGGTTTGTATCGAAGCTGGATGATGCAAATGCACAGTCATTTCTTCAGAATATGTGCTCGGCAG CACCTTCCTCTGAAACTGCACTGGTCACTCTTCTCTCTGGTTGGGCGTGCAAAGGCCGTTTGAAGGATACATCCAACTCTGGAAAATTCTTATGCTTGACATCAGGAGCACTGAACTGCTCATATGATGGAGATGAGTTAAACGAACGTCAATCCTTCTGTCCATGTTCAGTCAGCAACAATGGAGCTTTTTCACCACCTCAGCTAACAGCAAATGGTTCAAGGCCAGTCAAGCGAGGAAATCATGCAGAATCTAGTACCGATATTAAAAGAAGTCACTGTTCACAAACTACTGACATTGAAGAGGCTCCATGTAACAACAGACCTTGCCACATTCCTGGGTTAAGAGCAGAAAGTACTAATGTTGGTGCTGATTCATTGGCTTCTGCAAACTCTTTTCGCTCTCTGTGTTACAGTTATTCTGCGCCTTCATTATACTCGAGTCTTTTTTCATGGGAGACAGATGCAGCATTTTCCAGTCCAGATAATATCTCTAGGCCAATTGATGCAATATTCAAATTTCATAAGGCAATTCGCAAAGATTTAGAGTTTTTAGATGTTGAATCTGGAAAACTCATTGATGGAGACAAATCCTGCCTTCGCCAATTTGTAGGAAGATTTCGTTTATTGTGGGGACTTTATAGAGCGCACAGCAATGCTGAAGATGAAATTGTATTCCCTGCTCTTGAATCGAAAGAAACACTACATAATGTCAGCCACTCCTACACCCTCGATCACAAACAGGAGGAGGAATTATTTAAAGATATATCCACTGTTCTGTTTGATCTTTCACAACTGCATGATGATTCTAGTCATTCCATTGATGAAACTAATGAAGCTGGAAACCATATTTGTTCACATAATGAAACTTATCGTTCCAGGAAGCACAATGAGCTTGTGACAAAGCTTCAAGGAATGTGCAAGTCAATCCGAGTCACCCTGTCTAATCATGTGCATAGAGAAGAACTTGAGTTGTGGCCACTGTTTGATAAACATTTTTCTGTAGATGATCAGGATAAGATTGTAGGTCGTATAATTGGATCTACGGGAGCTGAGGTTCTGCAGTCAATGTTGCCCTGGGTTACTTCAGCACTCAGTCTTGAGGAACAGAACAGTATGTTGGATACCATGAAACAAGCAACTAAGAATACAATGTTTGATGAATGGCTAAACGAATGGTGGACGAGATCACCATCTTCATCTGGCCCCTCAAATGAGACCTCATCATCTCCAGAAG AAAATCATTTTCAGGAAAACCTTGACCATAGTGACCAGATGTTTAAGCCTGGTTGGAAGGACATCTTCAGGATGAATCAAAGTGAGCTCGAGGCTGAGATACGAAAGGTTTCTCAAAATTCTACCCTTGACCCTAGGAGGAAGGCATATCTAATTCAAAATCTCATGACGAG CCGCTGGATAGCTGCTCAGCAGAAATCACCACAACCAAAATCAGAAGATCACAATGGATCTACTGTTATACCTGGATGTTTTCCTTCATATCGCGATGGAGAGaaccaaatatttggttgtGAACATTACAAAAGAAACTGCAAGCTTGTCGCTGCATGCTGCAATAAGCTGTTCACATGCAGGTTCTGTCATGATAAAGTTAGTGATCATACAATGGAAAG GAAAGCAACGGTGGAGATGATGTGCATGCGATGCCTGAAAGTTCAACCAGTTGGTTCAAATTGCCAAACTCCTTCTTGCAATGGGTTATCCATGGCAAAGTATCATTGCAGTATATGCAAGTTTTTTGACGATGAAAG GAGTGTATATCACTGCCCTTTTTGTAATTTGTGTCGTGTTGGGCAAGGATTGGGTACCGACTTTTTCCATTGCATGAATTGCAATTGTTGCCTCGGTGTGAAATTGATCGAACACAAATGTCGCGAAAAGATGCTAGAGATGAATTGTCCAATCTGTTGCGACTTCTTATTCACATCAAGTGCAGCAGTTAGAGGTCTTCCTTGTGGCCATTTCATGCATTCAGCTTGCTTTCAG GCATATACTTGCAGTCACTACACCTGCCCAATCTGCAGCAAATCCTTGGGAGATATGACA GTGTACTTTGGCATGCTTGATGGCTTGCTTGCTGCAGAAGAACTTCCTCCTGAATACCGGGATCGGTGCCAG GATATACTCTGCAACGACTGCGGAAGAAAAGGGCGATCCCGGTTCCATTGGCTGTATCACAAATGCGGCGCATGTGGCTCGTACAACACTAGAGTCATCAAGACAGATGCAGCAGATTGCTCGACGTCGAATTAA